In Buchnera aphidicola (Ceratoglyphina bambusae), a single window of DNA contains:
- the cyoE gene encoding heme o synthase → MCKNFKYYLKVIKPGIVFGNIISSLSCFLFASKGIIDFLLLFHVLFGLFLIISGSCVVNNIIDIKIDKVMKRTKNRVLVKKNISILNAAIYSFILLFAGFFIIFYYINFFTFFLSFLGFFIYVFLYSLYMKKKSVYAIFVGGISGSIPPLIGYYSVTKKMDLAFLILFFIFFLWQIPHFYSISIFRIKDYKIAKVPILPIKTSILFTKIKITLYILFFIIFSESLYFLGYVGIKYLFFSFLINLIWFIFSILSYFLNNIKIFYYIFMLSILVIFFINFFLSFDYTI, encoded by the coding sequence ATGTGTAAAAATTTTAAATACTATTTAAAAGTAATTAAACCTGGTATAGTTTTTGGAAATATTATATCATCACTTTCTTGTTTTTTATTTGCTTCAAAAGGAATTATTGATTTTCTTTTATTGTTTCATGTATTATTTGGATTATTTTTAATAATATCAGGTAGTTGTGTTGTTAATAATATTATTGATATAAAAATTGACAAAGTTATGAAAAGAACTAAAAATAGAGTTTTAGTAAAAAAAAATATTTCTATTTTAAATGCTGCAATATATTCTTTTATATTATTATTTGCAGGTTTTTTTATAATTTTTTACTATATAAATTTTTTTACTTTTTTTTTATCTTTTTTAGGGTTTTTTATATATGTATTTTTATATAGTTTATACATGAAAAAAAAATCTGTTTATGCAATTTTTGTAGGTGGTATATCTGGATCAATACCTCCTTTAATAGGATATTATTCAGTTACTAAAAAAATGGATTTAGCTTTTTTAATATTATTTTTTATATTTTTTTTATGGCAAATACCTCATTTTTATTCTATTTCTATATTTAGAATTAAAGATTATAAAATTGCTAAAGTCCCTATATTACCTATTAAAACTAGTATATTATTTACTAAAATTAAAATTACCTTATATATATTATTTTTTATTATTTTTTCTGAGTCATTATATTTTTTAGGATATGTTGGAATAAAATATTTATTTTTTTCTTTTTTAATAAATTTAATTTGGTTTATTTTTTCAATATTAAGTTATTTTTTAAATAACATAAAAATATTTTACTATATTTTTATGTTATCTATATTAGTTATTTTTTTTATTAATTTTTTTCTTTCTTTTGATTATACTATATAA
- a CDS encoding cytochrome o ubiquinol oxidase subunit IV: MKNCIKKTFINYLLGLFFSIIFLCASIFCIKINLLNKFASYFFISFFAIAQIIIHFSVFLHVKYNEDKSYFNLIVLIFSIVVIFIIIFGSKYIMLNLHNRIMICENNV; the protein is encoded by the coding sequence ATGAAAAATTGTATTAAAAAAACATTTATAAATTATCTATTAGGTTTATTTTTTTCTATAATTTTTTTATGTGCTTCTATTTTTTGCATAAAAATAAATCTTTTAAATAAATTTGCAAGTTATTTTTTTATTTCTTTTTTTGCTATCGCTCAGATAATTATACATTTTAGTGTTTTTTTACATGTTAAATATAATGAAGATAAAAGTTATTTTAATTTAATAGTTTTAATTTTTTCTATTGTTGTAATTTTTATTATTATTTTTGGATCTAAGTATATTATGTTAAATCTTCATAATAGAATAATGATATGTGAAAATAATGTGTAA
- a CDS encoding cytochrome c oxidase subunit 3, which translates to MTKKNIILENKNKVLNENFIYKRPYSKVVFGFLIYLMSDCILFSVFFSVYFILSKNIHFNIFDKNVIDIYYVFLETIILLVSSFTYSISALFLKINRRFFFYFFMYLTFLLGFIFILMELNELYFLNKNNFSPFKYGCYSSFFALLILHAIHIFLGLFWIILVLIRCKKKFLNKIVYTQIFCLGLFWHFLDIIWICIFNFIYLFGLIK; encoded by the coding sequence ATGACAAAAAAAAATATTATTTTAGAAAATAAAAATAAAGTTTTAAATGAAAATTTTATTTATAAAAGACCATATTCAAAAGTAGTTTTTGGTTTTTTAATTTATTTAATGAGTGATTGTATACTTTTTTCTGTATTTTTTTCTGTTTATTTTATTTTATCAAAAAATATTCATTTTAATATTTTTGATAAAAATGTTATTGATATATACTACGTTTTTTTAGAAACAATAATTTTGCTAGTTAGCTCTTTTACTTATAGTATTTCTGCATTATTTTTAAAAATTAATAGAAGATTTTTTTTTTATTTCTTTATGTATTTAACTTTTTTACTTGGATTTATTTTTATTTTAATGGAATTAAATGAATTATATTTTTTAAATAAAAATAATTTTTCTCCTTTTAAATATGGATGTTATTCATCTTTTTTTGCTTTATTAATTTTGCATGCTATTCATATTTTTTTAGGATTATTTTGGATAATTTTAGTTTTAATTAGATGTAAAAAAAAATTTTTAAATAAAATAGTATATACTCAAATTTTTTGTTTAGGTTTGTTTTGGCATTTTTTAGACATAATTTGGATATGTATATTTAACTTCATATATTTATTTGGACTAATAAAATGA